Below is a genomic region from Glaciihabitans sp. INWT7.
CTGGGGGTGCGGCCGGTGCTCCTCAGCGACACGGGCAACTGGACCCGCGGCAACGTCACCTGGAATTCCCTCGGTTACCAAGCCAATCGACTCGCTCTCGCCACCGAACAGCAGCGCTGGTTCGCCCAGTTCGCAGCCCTTCACCGCTCGACCCGCGAGGTCTACACGGGGCAGGAGCCTGACTGGCTCTACCTCGATGACTTCCACAGTCCGCTGCTCTGGCAATTGCTTGCGGATGCCGAAGCTCGCGACATCGCGCTGGTCACGGGAAAGAAGGAGACGAGCGTCACCGTCGGCCAGGGCGCCACGGTGAGTATCGACGCCCGGCTCGACGGCGATCTGCGCCTCTCACCGGTCCTGAGTGTGGATGGTGAGCCTCATCCGGCCGCCGCCGCGGGCGCGATCGGCGACCACGGGATCTACGTGTGGGAGATCTCGCCGCGGCCGAGGTTCATCCTGGCCGCGACATCCGCCCCGCTCGTCGACGAGCAGCGCGCACTGCTCGGGGCAGTCGACACGGTCATCGTGCCGGCCTCCGACGTCGACGAATTCTTGCGCGACTACTACCCGAGACTGAGCCGCACGATCAGCGTTGCCAGTGCTGACGCCTCGGTGACACTGCCGAAGCTGAGCCCACCGGTGCTCGTGCTCACGATCACCTACCAGGCGAAACAGACCGTGAAGATCGGGTGGGATTGGGACTATTCCGGCATTCGAAAGTCGCTCCGCGGAGCCGATGACCGGGACTTCGCCACCGAGCATCTGGTGCTCGAGCGAACCCAGCGCGTGTTCGGCACCCTCTCGGATGACACCCTGCGAGGTCTCGACGCGGCCGAATTCGTCGACCGGGTGCTGCCGACGCTCGGCGCGCTGGAGGGAGTGAGGATCGACTCCGCGGGATCGCGCCCCGACTATCGGGAGCTCACCGGCATCCCGAAGCTGACGTTCACGACTGTCGCCACCGACACCAGCGACTGGTTCGACCTCGGCGTGTACATCCACATCGACGGGCGGGACGTGCCGTTCACCAAGGTCTTCACTGCCCTGTCGAAAGGCAGCTCGAAGGTGTTGCTTGTCGACAATTCGTACCTCTCGCTCGAACAGCCGGTGTTCGAAGAGCTGAAGAGGCTCATCGACGAGGCCTCGGCTCTGGCCGAGTGGGAGACCGGCGTGCGCATCAGCCGGTACCAGGCCAGCCTGTGGTCGGAGTTCGAGGATCTCGCCGACGAGACCGTCGAAGCGCAGGCCTGGCGGGAGTCTGCGCGGGGTCTCCTGGCGATCGATTCGGTCGAGTCCACTCCCCTGCCCGCGAGCGTCGACGCCAGCCTGCGCCCCTACCAGAAGGAGGGTTTCGACTGGCTCGCCTTTCTCTGGGGGCAGCGGCTCGGTGGCATCCTCGCCGACGATATGGGGCTCGGAAAGACCCTTCAGGCGCTCTCTCTCATCGCCCACGCCCGAGCCGAATCACCGGGCGATCCGTTCCTGGTAGTCGCCCCCACCTCTGTCGTCTCGAACTGGCTGGCGGAGGCGGCCCGGTTCGTTCCCTCGCTGGCCGTGCGCGGTGTCTCGACCACGCGGCAGTCGCTGGCGAAGCTGGCGGACGGCGCCGACATCATCGTCACGTCCTACGCGCTGTTCCGCCTGGGGGTCGACCATTACCGGGCACTCGGATGGTCGGGCCTGGTGCTCGATGAAGCCCAGTTCGTGAAGAACCCGGCATCGAAGGCGCACGAGGCCGCCGTCTCCCTGCCGGTGCCGTTCAAACTCGCTATCACCGGCACACCCATGGAGAACAGCCTCACCGACCTCTGGTCGCTGTTCCACATCGTCGCCCCCGGGCTGTTCCCCTCCGGTCGCAAGTTCGCTGAAGAGTACGTGCGGCCGATCGCCTCCGGTGACTCCGCCGAACACTCCGCCCGGCGGATCGCCCAGCTGCGCCGTCGCATCCGCCCGCTGATGATGCGCCGCACCAAGGAGCTCGTCGCCGCCGAACTGCCCGCGAAACAGGAGCAGGTGCTCCAGGTCGAGTTGGCGCCCCGGCACCGCAAGCTCTACGACACCGTGCTCCAGAAAGAGCGCCAGAAGCTGCTCGGTCTGATCGAGGATCTCGATCGCAATCGCTTCATCGTGTTCCGCTCCCTCACGCTGCTGCGGATGCTGAGCCTCGACGCGTCGCTCGTCGACGAGGCGCACGCCGACATCCCCTCCTCGAAGCTCGACGCGCTGTTCGAACAGCTGGACGACGTGGTGGCCGAGGGACACCGCGCCCTCATCTTCAGTCAGTTCACCTCGTTCCTGCGCAAGGCCGCGAACCGGTTGGATGCCGCGGGCATCGCCTACGAATACCTTGACGGGTCGACCCTGCACCGAGCCGAGGTGATCTCGCGTTTCAAGTCGGGCGATGCACCGGTGTTCCTCATCAGCCTCAAGGCCGGCGGGTTCGGGCTCAATCTCACCGAGGCCGACTACGTGTTCCTCCTCGACCCGTGGTGGAATCCCGCGACGGAGACTCAGGCCGTCGACCGCACCCACCGCATCGGCCAGACCCGACCGGTGAACGTCTATCGGCTGGTCGCCACCGGCACGATCGAGGAGAAGGTCATGGCGCTGCGGGACCGCAAGGCGCGCCTCTTCGACGCGGTGATGGATGACGATGCGGTCTTCAGTACGGCGCTGACGGCCGACGACATCCGCGGGCTGCTCGAATAGAGGGGTCTCAGGCCGGCGCCAGGAATGCCGTCATCGCCGATGCGAGCGCGGCGGGATCCTCCACCCCGCACAGCTCGCGGGCTGAGTGCATGGAGAGGAGCGCGATGCCGACGTCGAAGGTGCGGATGCCGAGCCTCGTCGCGGTGATCGGACCGATCGTCGATCCGCAGGGCACTGAATTGTTCGACACGAACTCCTGATAGTCGACCCCGGCCTGGCGGCAGCTGCGCGCCCACTCCGCTGCACCCAGCGCGTCGGTGGCGTAGCGTTTGTTCGCGTTGATCTTGAGCAGTGGTCCGCTGTTCACGAGAGGCCGGTTCACCGGGTCATGACGTTCCGGATAGTTCGGGTGCACCGCATGGCCGGCATCCGCTGACAGGCACCACGACTGCGCAAACGCGCGAGCACGATCCGCGACTGTGGCGGTGCCGATCCTGGCCAGCACGCTCTCGAGGAACGGCCCAGCGGCGCCCGATCTCGTCTCGCTCCCCACTTCCTCGTGGTCGAACGCCGCGAAGACCGCGATGGACGGTGTCGTTGCGGCTGGAGCAGGCTCCCCCGCGACAGCCAGTAGTGCAGCAAGCCCGGCGTGAACGGAGGAGAGGTTGTCCAGTCGGCCCGAAGCGAACAGGGTGCCGTCCAGCCCGAAGACCCGGGGTGCCGCGGTGTCGGCGGTCACGATGTCGTAGCCGACGACGTGTCTGCCGGCACGGCCGGCGAGGCCGGCGAGGTGGGCGACGACATCCGTGTCGGCCAGTGCCCCCACTCCGATCACGGGGTTGAGGTGTTGCTGCGGATTGAGGGTGAGTCCTTCGCTGTTCACCCCGCGATCGAGGTGAACCGCCAGTTGCGGGAATCGAAGAAAAGGCCCGGTGCGCACCAGCGCCGAAGTGCCGTCGTCGAACACGAGTCGTCCGGCGAATTCCAGCTCCCGATCGAGCCAGGAGTTGTAGAGCGGGCCGCCGTAGACCTCGACCCCCGCCTGCAGCCAGCCGTGCGCGGCCGTGGTGGGCTTGGGCTTGAGGGCGAACCCCGGAGAGTCGGTATGGGCACCGACGATGCGGAACGGAGTGGTCGGCTCGGCGCCGTCCGGAGTGATCCAGGCCACGATGGCACCGCCCCGCACCACGAAATATCGGCCGGCAGCAACCGGCCAGTCCTCGGATTCCTCCAGGGCCGTGAAACCGGCGGAGGACAACCGGCGGGCGGCTTCTGCGACGGCGTGGAATGAGGAGGGGGATGCCTGGACGAAGGCGGCGAGGTCGGCGAGATGGGCGAGGGCTGAATCGGCGGAGGAACGATCCGCCGGAGTGGGGGCAGCGGGCGAGTCGGTCATCTGCTCATTCAAGCACGCGCGCCCGGTCGCAACCCCGCACGTCGAAGCGCTCGTCCCGCTACCCTCGAACAGTGACCTACGAATACGCCGAAGCCCCGATCGATGCCCTGTCCGCCGAACGTCTCGCCGCCCAGGGCCTGGACTTCGCGCTCGTCGACACCGCCGACCGGGAGGCACTCACCTCCTGGATCCAGGCGGAGAATCGCGGTTTTCACGGTACGCGCATGTCGAAAGAGAAGCTCGATCTTCAGCTGCCCCACATCGCCCACCGTCGCACCACCGGGGTCTGGGATCCCGACACTGCGGATGCCGCCTCGCCGGTAGCCACCGTGAGCACCTGGGTGATGGACCTCACCGTGCCGGGCGAGAGGAGCATCCCTGCTTGGGCCGTGAGTGCCGTCACCGTCTCGCCCACCCATCGTCGTCGGGGAATCGCCCGCGCCATGCTCGAGGCCGAACTGCGCACGGCGGTCTCCCTCGATGTGCCCGTGGCGATCCTCACCGTGACCGAGGCCACGATCTACGGCCGCTACGGTTTCGGACCCTCGGTCATGAGCGCCGACTGGACCATCGACACGACGCGCGCGCGGTGGATCGGGCCGGAGACATCAGGCTCCCTCGGCTTCGTCGAGCCGGAGACGCTGTTGCGCGAGGGCTACGAACTGGTGCAACGGGTGCGGCTGCGCACCCCGGGCCAGGTCGAGTTCGCCGACATCCTGTGGGAACGGCTTCTCGGCATGGACGGTGATCCCGAATCGGCGAAGGGCCTCCGCGTCGTGCGGTTCGACGATGACGAGGGTGAGCTGCAGGGTTTCGCCGCGTACCGGGTGGTCGAGGTGGGCGACGACTTCACCAAGCACCGGCTCGACCTCGCCTTCCTCGTGTCTGCCACCGAGGAGGCCTACGCCGGGCTCTGGCGGTTCCTGCTCGAGATGGATCTCGTCTCTACGATCTCCGCGCCGCTGCGCACCTTCGACGAACCGCTCCTCTGGCAGCTCTCCGATCCGCGCGCCGTGGTGCGCAATGGGGTGCGCGAACACCTCTGGACGCGCATCCTGGATGTGCCGGTCGCCCTCTCGGCCCGGAGCTACAGCGCCGCCGGTGTCTTCGTGCTCGATGTCAGCGACGACCTCGGTTTCGCCGACGGACTGTTCCTTCTCACCGTCGCAGCTGACGGGAGCGCGACCGTCGAGCACCTCGACGCCGAAGCTCCGGATGACGCCGCCGCCCTCGCTCTCACTGTCGACGACCTCGGGGCCCTGTACCTCGGCGGCGTTTCGGCGACCACCCTGGCCCGGGCCGGGCGGATCACCGAGCTGCGACCGGGTTCGGCCGCATCCCTCGATGCCACATTCCGCTCGCCGGTGACCCCGTGGCTCAGCATCTGGTTCTGAGCACAACGAAGTCCTCGACAGGCTATGCCGGCGCCCGTCCCGGCACGGGAGCCAGCTCGGCGAGGTCCACAGAGGGCAGCACGATCCAGCCCTCCCGACCGGCGCGCTCGAGGGACTCGGCGGGCGGGCGGTGCCAGAGCCCGAGGGCGTGGGCGCGCGCCGCGAGAGCCGCGATGACCGCGTCGAAGACATCATCGGAGGCGATCATGGAAGCGGCCACCGGCGCGAGGTCGAGCCACGGCGCACGTTCGCCGATCGCATCGAACAACACGGCGCGCGTGGCTGCATCCGTCTTGTAGCCGACCGTCGAGAAGCCCCAGAGTCGTAGCGTGGCCGAAGGGTAGACCTCCGCAGCGACACCTCCCGCCGCTCGATCGATGGGGCCGAGCGCCCCGGCCAGCGCGTCGAGCAGCGCGGCACAGTGCATGGCGGTGAGTCCGAGACGGTCGGTGGCGACGCTCAGCGGCCAGCGCCCGGTGCGCGCGCGAGCGGCGCGATCGGTCTCACGGTAGGCGAGGCGTCGTCGCCACTCCATGCCCGATTCACCTCTCTCTGCGGCTAGGCGCTGAAGGGGCTCGCCCGCGGAGTGCCGGGCGATGAACGAGACGAAGTCGTCGGGCCAGCCGAAGGCGCAATCGATGCCGAGGGAGGCCACGGTCGGTGCGATCTCCGCGATCCGGGCGTCACCGACTCCGAGTTCGAGTTCGACGACGCGGGCCGGGGCCTCTGACCAGTCGATGACAGCCAGCGCGGTTCCCCGCGGTTCGGCTGCAAGGTCCACGCCGGCGGTCAGCACAGTGCCTCGTTCGGTCCCCGCTTGTGCCGGATGGGGCTCAGGCCTCTGGCTTCTGGAACCAGGGCGGGTAGACGGAGACCTTCGGGCTGTACTCGGACGATTTGAGGATCGCGCGAACCTCTTCCCGCGCTCGATCGTTGGCGACCCCGACCAGCGTCACCAGTTCGAAAGGCAAGCTGTCCTTGACCAGGAGCTCGGCCTCCACGATCGTCTCGGCGTTGTCGTCGGCACGGAGGCGACGCAGCATCCGTTCGCTCGATTCGGTGGAGGCAGCGAAGCGAGTGAGCACATGAGCGGCGTCGCCGTCGGTCACGACGATCGCACCGTCGTCGGTGTGCTCCGTCGCATGCTTCACGGTGCTCACCAGCAGCACGAAGTCTGCGGCGACCGCTCCCCGAGCATCCGGCGAGAGGCGCGGATCGACGGAGTCCGAGCGGATGTCCTCCCACATCGTGGAGTTCGGCACGAGGAAGAATGGCACGAATTCGGCCACATTCGGGCTGCCGAGGCCGGATACCGCTGTCGCACGTCGCGATTCCCGGGTTTCGGCGGATGAGAGGTTCACCTCCGGGCGTGCGGTGAAGGCCTCATTGCCGTCGGCGAGGATCGCCCCCGAGGAGAGGATGCCGGCGAGATTCCGAATATGGGTGAGGTGATAGATGCGCTGGTCACTGACACTCTCGACAGTCTTCGATGCCGCCGACGCTGCTCGACGCGTCACCGCCGCCTTGGCCCGCGCGTTGCGCTGGCCTGCCGCCGTGACCACTTCGAGCACGGGAACGGCCTTGGGGAAGCACTGGTCGCACAGGCCCGCTTCGAGTCCGTGAATACATTCGGCCACAGCAGAACCTCTCATTTGCGCGAAGTCCGTGGTTGGCGCACTCCAGAGTCAACGTTACGCAGGTTTGGTGCCGGTGGTGCACCACGGGCAGCAAGTCGGGCCTTCTACCGTGTTTCGCCGCGTTACGCAGCGGGATGACATCCCGGCGCCCCGAATCTAGTCTCGGGGAGAACACGCGTTCATTTCGGTTCCCCCGGGCAGGAGGCCAGCATGTCGAATACCACACCACCGGTGACCGCCACCATGCGGTGCGCTCACTCCCCTGGCGCAGCTTGCACATCTGCGGCAGCGGGCCATGCGGTTTCCGCGATCCGTGACCGGGTCACCGCCGCAACACCGAGCAAGTGGCGCGACGGACTCGTCGTGCACGTGTCAGCCACCGACGCGGCCGGCGGAAGCTGGCTCGCCGTGGCCCTGTTCGAGCAGCCCGAGTTCGCGTGGGTCTGGAATCATGGCGACCTGAGCACCGTCGTCTCGGTCGGTGAGCCGGTCGCGCTCCACGAACTGTACGACACGCTCGCCATCGGCACGGCACGGGTGAGCGTGCTGCGCGCACTCCGCTGACGGCCGGCTCTGCTGTGCCGGCCGGTGTTCAGGGTGCGAGCATCGAGTCCATCATCTTCTGGCACGCCATCGCGCACTGACGGCAGACCTCGGCGCACATCGCACAGTCGGCGCTCATCCCGGCCATCGCCTCGCACTCGTCGGCGCAGCTCATGCAGGCCACCACCATCGCCTGAAGCATCGCCATCA
It encodes:
- a CDS encoding DUF429 domain-containing protein, producing the protein MLTAGVDLAAEPRGTALAVIDWSEAPARVVELELGVGDARIAEIAPTVASLGIDCAFGWPDDFVSFIARHSAGEPLQRLAAERGESGMEWRRRLAYRETDRAARARTGRWPLSVATDRLGLTAMHCAALLDALAGALGPIDRAAGGVAAEVYPSATLRLWGFSTVGYKTDAATRAVLFDAIGERAPWLDLAPVAASMIASDDVFDAVIAALAARAHALGLWHRPPAESLERAGREGWIVLPSVDLAELAPVPGRAPA
- a CDS encoding GNAT family N-acetyltransferase, with protein sequence MTYEYAEAPIDALSAERLAAQGLDFALVDTADREALTSWIQAENRGFHGTRMSKEKLDLQLPHIAHRRTTGVWDPDTADAASPVATVSTWVMDLTVPGERSIPAWAVSAVTVSPTHRRRGIARAMLEAELRTAVSLDVPVAILTVTEATIYGRYGFGPSVMSADWTIDTTRARWIGPETSGSLGFVEPETLLREGYELVQRVRLRTPGQVEFADILWERLLGMDGDPESAKGLRVVRFDDDEGELQGFAAYRVVEVGDDFTKHRLDLAFLVSATEEAYAGLWRFLLEMDLVSTISAPLRTFDEPLLWQLSDPRAVVRNGVREHLWTRILDVPVALSARSYSAAGVFVLDVSDDLGFADGLFLLTVAADGSATVEHLDAEAPDDAAALALTVDDLGALYLGGVSATTLARAGRITELRPGSAASLDATFRSPVTPWLSIWF
- a CDS encoding DUF4433 domain-containing protein; this encodes MAECIHGLEAGLCDQCFPKAVPVLEVVTAAGQRNARAKAAVTRRAASAASKTVESVSDQRIYHLTHIRNLAGILSSGAILADGNEAFTARPEVNLSSAETRESRRATAVSGLGSPNVAEFVPFFLVPNSTMWEDIRSDSVDPRLSPDARGAVAADFVLLVSTVKHATEHTDDGAIVVTDGDAAHVLTRFAASTESSERMLRRLRADDNAETIVEAELLVKDSLPFELVTLVGVANDRAREEVRAILKSSEYSPKVSVYPPWFQKPEA
- a CDS encoding DEAD/DEAH box helicase gives rise to the protein MPDAAPMVDITDIQRLVGPAAFQRGLAYSRGGFVSSVSWNPDTRVVGGTVSGSAPQPYRCSAIVSAATGKPTGGLCSCPVGFDCKHVAAVLLQSNTTTLKQLPGLAVKTAAVPAAVSAAGSTETSRETPPDWKSAVIAMTDRSGSSGGRSARIGLLLELRELIPRSRSQWNGPSAKTATASSTGTRRLGVRPVLLSDTGNWTRGNVTWNSLGYQANRLALATEQQRWFAQFAALHRSTREVYTGQEPDWLYLDDFHSPLLWQLLADAEARDIALVTGKKETSVTVGQGATVSIDARLDGDLRLSPVLSVDGEPHPAAAAGAIGDHGIYVWEISPRPRFILAATSAPLVDEQRALLGAVDTVIVPASDVDEFLRDYYPRLSRTISVASADASVTLPKLSPPVLVLTITYQAKQTVKIGWDWDYSGIRKSLRGADDRDFATEHLVLERTQRVFGTLSDDTLRGLDAAEFVDRVLPTLGALEGVRIDSAGSRPDYRELTGIPKLTFTTVATDTSDWFDLGVYIHIDGRDVPFTKVFTALSKGSSKVLLVDNSYLSLEQPVFEELKRLIDEASALAEWETGVRISRYQASLWSEFEDLADETVEAQAWRESARGLLAIDSVESTPLPASVDASLRPYQKEGFDWLAFLWGQRLGGILADDMGLGKTLQALSLIAHARAESPGDPFLVVAPTSVVSNWLAEAARFVPSLAVRGVSTTRQSLAKLADGADIIVTSYALFRLGVDHYRALGWSGLVLDEAQFVKNPASKAHEAAVSLPVPFKLAITGTPMENSLTDLWSLFHIVAPGLFPSGRKFAEEYVRPIASGDSAEHSARRIAQLRRRIRPLMMRRTKELVAAELPAKQEQVLQVELAPRHRKLYDTVLQKERQKLLGLIEDLDRNRFIVFRSLTLLRMLSLDASLVDEAHADIPSSKLDALFEQLDDVVAEGHRALIFSQFTSFLRKAANRLDAAGIAYEYLDGSTLHRAEVISRFKSGDAPVFLISLKAGGFGLNLTEADYVFLLDPWWNPATETQAVDRTHRIGQTRPVNVYRLVATGTIEEKVMALRDRKARLFDAVMDDDAVFSTALTADDIRGLLE
- a CDS encoding M18 family aminopeptidase, coding for MTDSPAAPTPADRSSADSALAHLADLAAFVQASPSSFHAVAEAARRLSSAGFTALEESEDWPVAAGRYFVVRGGAIVAWITPDGAEPTTPFRIVGAHTDSPGFALKPKPTTAAHGWLQAGVEVYGGPLYNSWLDRELEFAGRLVFDDGTSALVRTGPFLRFPQLAVHLDRGVNSEGLTLNPQQHLNPVIGVGALADTDVVAHLAGLAGRAGRHVVGYDIVTADTAAPRVFGLDGTLFASGRLDNLSSVHAGLAALLAVAGEPAPAATTPSIAVFAAFDHEEVGSETRSGAAGPFLESVLARIGTATVADRARAFAQSWCLSADAGHAVHPNYPERHDPVNRPLVNSGPLLKINANKRYATDALGAAEWARSCRQAGVDYQEFVSNNSVPCGSTIGPITATRLGIRTFDVGIALLSMHSARELCGVEDPAALASAMTAFLAPA